A portion of the Pan troglodytes isolate AG18354 chromosome 10, NHGRI_mPanTro3-v2.0_pri, whole genome shotgun sequence genome contains these proteins:
- the CCDC62 gene encoding coiled-coil domain-containing protein 62 isoform X6 gives MNPPAAFLAGRQNIGSEVEISTIEKQRKELQLLIGELKDRDKELNDMVAVHQQQLLSWEEDRQKVLTLEERCSKLEGELHKRTEIIRSLTKKVKTLESNQMECQTALQKTQLQLQEMAQKATHSSLLSEDLEARNETLSNTLVELSAQVGQLQAREQALTTMIKLKDKDIIEAVNHIADCSGKFKLLEHALRDAKMAETCIVKEKQDYKQKLKALKIEVNKLKEDLNEKTTENNEQREEIIRLKQEKSCLHDELLFTEREKRKDELLNIAKSKQERTNSELHNLRQIYVKQQSDLQFLNFNVENSQELIQMYDSKMEESKALDSSRDMCLSDLENNHPKVDIKREKNQKSLFKDQKFEAMLVQQNRSDKSSCDECKEKKQQIDTVFGEKSVITLSSIFTKDLVEKHKSWSLGGKTQIEPENKITLCKIHAKSPKCHGTGVQNEGKQPSETPTLSDEKQWHDVSVYLGLTNCPSSKHPEKLDVECQDQMERSEISCCQKNEACLGESGMCDSECCHPSNFIIEAPGHMSDVEWMSIFKPSKMQRIVRLKSGCTCSESICGTQHDSPASELIAIQDSHSLGSSKSALREDETESSSNKKNSPTSLLIYKDAPAFNEKASIVLPSQDDFSPTSKLQRLLAESRQMVTDLELSTLLPISHENLTGSATNQISHLCGRQKADTNTE, from the exons ATGAACCCTCCGGCAGCCTTCCTTGCTGGGCGCCAG AACATCGGGTCAGAAGTTGAGATTTCCACTATTGAGAAACAACGGAAGGAGCTGCAGTTGCTCATTGGAGAATTAAAAGATCGAGATAAAGAGCTCAATGACATGGTTGCAGTGCACCAGCAACAGCTTCTTTCATGGGAAGAGGATCGGCAGAAAGTGTTGACACTGGAAGAACGTTGCAGCAAATTAGAAG GTGAACTacataaaagaactgaaataatcaGGTCACTCACGAAGAAGGTAAAAACTCTTGAATCCAATCAAATGGAATGCCAAACAGCTCTCCAAAAGACCCAACTACAGCTTCAGGAAATGGCTCAAAAGGCAACgcattcttctcttctctctgaagACCTTGAG GCTAGAAACGAAACTCTCAGCAACACGTTAGTGGAACTTTCTGCTCAGGTAGGACAGCTACAAGCTCGAGAACAAGCTCTTACGACAATGATAAAGCTAAAG GACAAAGATATTATTGAGGCAGTTAATCACATTGCAGATTGTTCGGGTAAATTTAAATTGCTAGAGCATGCCCTACGTGACGCCAAGATGGCGGAGACTTGTATTGTGAAAGAAAAGCAAGATTATAAGCAGAAATTGAAGGCACTTAAGATTGAAGTCAACAAACTAAAAG AGGACCTCAATGAAAAGACGACAGAAAATAATGAGCAACGAGAAGAGATCATTCGCCTCAAGCAAGAGAAAAGTTGCCTGCACGATGAATTGCTTTTTACTG agagagaaaagaggaaagatgaATTGCTTAATATTGCGAAGTCAAAGCAAGAACGCACAAATTCAGAACTGCACAATCTGAGACAG ATTTATGTAAAACAACAGAGTGATCTGCAGTTTCTTAATTTCAATGTGGAAAATTCTCAGGAATTAATACAGATGTATGACTCAAAGATGGAGGAATCAAAGGCCCTGGACTCCAG CAGAGACATGTGTTTATCAGACCTTGAAAATAACCACCCAAAAGTCGAtattaagagggaaaaaaatcagaagtcaCTGTTTAAGGACCAGAAATTTGAAGCCATGTTGGTTCAGCAAAATAGGTCAGACAAGAGCTCTTGCGATGAATGCAAAGAGAAGAAACAACAGATCGATACTGTGTTTGGGGAGAAAAGTGTAATTACGCTGTCATCCATATTCACCAAAGACTTAGTAGAGAAACACAAGTCTTGGTCTCTGGGAGGAAAAACCCAGATTGAACCCGAAAACAAAATTACATTGTGCAAGATCCACGCAAAATCACCAAAATGTCATGGCACTGGGGTTCAGAACGAAGGAAAACAACCCTCAGAAACACCCACTTTATCTGATGAGaagcagtggcatgatgtcagtgTTTACCTGGGCCTGACCAACTGTCCAAGTTCAAAACATCCAGAAAAGCTGGATGTAGAATGTCAAGATCAGATGGAAAGGTCCGAAATCTCATGCTGCCAGAAAAATGAAGCCTGTCTGGGCGAAAGTGGCATGTGTGACTCCGAGTGCTGCCACCCGAGTAACTTCATAATTGAAGCCCCAGGTCACATGTCTGACGTGGAGTGGATGAGTATTTTCAAGCCTTCCAAAATGCAGAGAATTGTCCGCCTCAAATCTGGGTGCACCTGTTCAGAAAGCATCTGTGGGACACAACATGACTCCCCGGCAAG TGAGCTAATTGCCATCCAAGATTCCCACTCTTTGGGTTCTTCAAAATCTGCCTTGAGAGAAGATGAGACGGAGTCCTCTTCCAATAAAAAGAACTCACCTACGAGTTTGTTAATCTACAAAGATGCACCAGCATTCAATGAAAAG
- the CCDC62 gene encoding coiled-coil domain-containing protein 62 isoform X2, with translation MNPPAAFLAGRQNIGSEVEISTIEKQRKELQLLIGELKDRDKELNDMVAVHQQQLLSWEEDRQKVLTLEERCSKLEGELHKRTEIIRSLTKKVKTLESNQMECQTALQKTQLQLQEMAQKATHSSLLSEDLEARNETLSNTLVELSAQVGQLQAREQALTTMIKLKDKDIIEAVNHIADCSGKFKLLEHALRDAKMAETCIVKEKQDYKQKLKALKIEVNKLKEDLNEKTTENNEQREEIIRLKQEKSCLHDELLFTEREKRKDELLNIAKSKQERTNSELHNLRQIYVKQQSDLQFLNFNVENSQELIQMYDSKMEESKALDSSRDMCLSDLENNHPKVDIKREKNQKSLFKDQKFEAMLVQQNRSDKSSCDECKEKKQQIDTVFGEKSVITLSSIFTKDLVEKHKSWSLGGKTQIEPENKITLCKIHAKSPKCHGTGVQNEGKQPSETPTLSDEKQWHDVSVYLGLTNCPSSKHPEKLDVECQDQMERSEISCCQKNEACLGESGMCDSECCHPSNFIIEAPGHMSDVEWMSIFKPSKMQRIVRLKSGCTCSESICGTQHDSPASELIAIQDSHSLGSSKSALREDETESSSNKKNSPTSLLIYKDAPAFNEKASIVLPSQDDFSPTSKLQRLLAESRQMVTDLELSTLLPISHENLTGSATNKSEVPEESAQKNTFVSY, from the exons ATGAACCCTCCGGCAGCCTTCCTTGCTGGGCGCCAG AACATCGGGTCAGAAGTTGAGATTTCCACTATTGAGAAACAACGGAAGGAGCTGCAGTTGCTCATTGGAGAATTAAAAGATCGAGATAAAGAGCTCAATGACATGGTTGCAGTGCACCAGCAACAGCTTCTTTCATGGGAAGAGGATCGGCAGAAAGTGTTGACACTGGAAGAACGTTGCAGCAAATTAGAAG GTGAACTacataaaagaactgaaataatcaGGTCACTCACGAAGAAGGTAAAAACTCTTGAATCCAATCAAATGGAATGCCAAACAGCTCTCCAAAAGACCCAACTACAGCTTCAGGAAATGGCTCAAAAGGCAACgcattcttctcttctctctgaagACCTTGAG GCTAGAAACGAAACTCTCAGCAACACGTTAGTGGAACTTTCTGCTCAGGTAGGACAGCTACAAGCTCGAGAACAAGCTCTTACGACAATGATAAAGCTAAAG GACAAAGATATTATTGAGGCAGTTAATCACATTGCAGATTGTTCGGGTAAATTTAAATTGCTAGAGCATGCCCTACGTGACGCCAAGATGGCGGAGACTTGTATTGTGAAAGAAAAGCAAGATTATAAGCAGAAATTGAAGGCACTTAAGATTGAAGTCAACAAACTAAAAG AGGACCTCAATGAAAAGACGACAGAAAATAATGAGCAACGAGAAGAGATCATTCGCCTCAAGCAAGAGAAAAGTTGCCTGCACGATGAATTGCTTTTTACTG agagagaaaagaggaaagatgaATTGCTTAATATTGCGAAGTCAAAGCAAGAACGCACAAATTCAGAACTGCACAATCTGAGACAG ATTTATGTAAAACAACAGAGTGATCTGCAGTTTCTTAATTTCAATGTGGAAAATTCTCAGGAATTAATACAGATGTATGACTCAAAGATGGAGGAATCAAAGGCCCTGGACTCCAG CAGAGACATGTGTTTATCAGACCTTGAAAATAACCACCCAAAAGTCGAtattaagagggaaaaaaatcagaagtcaCTGTTTAAGGACCAGAAATTTGAAGCCATGTTGGTTCAGCAAAATAGGTCAGACAAGAGCTCTTGCGATGAATGCAAAGAGAAGAAACAACAGATCGATACTGTGTTTGGGGAGAAAAGTGTAATTACGCTGTCATCCATATTCACCAAAGACTTAGTAGAGAAACACAAGTCTTGGTCTCTGGGAGGAAAAACCCAGATTGAACCCGAAAACAAAATTACATTGTGCAAGATCCACGCAAAATCACCAAAATGTCATGGCACTGGGGTTCAGAACGAAGGAAAACAACCCTCAGAAACACCCACTTTATCTGATGAGaagcagtggcatgatgtcagtgTTTACCTGGGCCTGACCAACTGTCCAAGTTCAAAACATCCAGAAAAGCTGGATGTAGAATGTCAAGATCAGATGGAAAGGTCCGAAATCTCATGCTGCCAGAAAAATGAAGCCTGTCTGGGCGAAAGTGGCATGTGTGACTCCGAGTGCTGCCACCCGAGTAACTTCATAATTGAAGCCCCAGGTCACATGTCTGACGTGGAGTGGATGAGTATTTTCAAGCCTTCCAAAATGCAGAGAATTGTCCGCCTCAAATCTGGGTGCACCTGTTCAGAAAGCATCTGTGGGACACAACATGACTCCCCGGCAAG TGAGCTAATTGCCATCCAAGATTCCCACTCTTTGGGTTCTTCAAAATCTGCCTTGAGAGAAGATGAGACGGAGTCCTCTTCCAATAAAAAGAACTCACCTACGAGTTTGTTAATCTACAAAGATGCACCAGCATTCAATGAAAAG
- the CCDC62 gene encoding coiled-coil domain-containing protein 62 isoform X16: MNPPAAFLAGRQNIGSEVEISTIEKQRKELQLLIGELKDRDKELNDMVAVHQQQLLSWEEDRQKVLTLEERCSKLEGELHKRTEIIRSLTKKVKTLESNQMECQTALQKTQLQLQEMAQKATHSSLLSEDLEDKDIIEAVNHIADCSGKFKLLEHALRDAKMAETCIVKEKQDYKQKLKALKIEVNKLKEDLNEKTTENNEQREEIIRLKQEKSCLHDELLFTVEREKRKDELLNIAKSKQERTNSELHNLRQIYVKQQSDLQFLNFNVENSQELIQMYDSKMEESKALDSSRDMCLSDLENNHPKVDIKREKNQKSLFKDQKFEAMLVQQNRSDKSSCDECKEKKQQIDTVFGEKSVITLSSIFTKDLVEKHKSWSLGGKTQIEPENKITLCKIHAKSPKCHGTGVQNEGKQPSETPTLSDEKQWHDVSVYLGLTNCPSSKHPEKLDVECQDQMERSEISCCQKNEACLGESGMCDSECCHPSNFIIEAPGHMSDVEWMSIFKPSKMQRIVRLKSGCTCSESICGTQHDSPASELIAIQDSHSLGSSKSALREDETESSSNKKNSPTSLLIYKDAPAFNEKISHLCGRQKADTNTE, from the exons ATGAACCCTCCGGCAGCCTTCCTTGCTGGGCGCCAG AACATCGGGTCAGAAGTTGAGATTTCCACTATTGAGAAACAACGGAAGGAGCTGCAGTTGCTCATTGGAGAATTAAAAGATCGAGATAAAGAGCTCAATGACATGGTTGCAGTGCACCAGCAACAGCTTCTTTCATGGGAAGAGGATCGGCAGAAAGTGTTGACACTGGAAGAACGTTGCAGCAAATTAGAAG GTGAACTacataaaagaactgaaataatcaGGTCACTCACGAAGAAGGTAAAAACTCTTGAATCCAATCAAATGGAATGCCAAACAGCTCTCCAAAAGACCCAACTACAGCTTCAGGAAATGGCTCAAAAGGCAACgcattcttctcttctctctgaagACCTTGAG GACAAAGATATTATTGAGGCAGTTAATCACATTGCAGATTGTTCGGGTAAATTTAAATTGCTAGAGCATGCCCTACGTGACGCCAAGATGGCGGAGACTTGTATTGTGAAAGAAAAGCAAGATTATAAGCAGAAATTGAAGGCACTTAAGATTGAAGTCAACAAACTAAAAG AGGACCTCAATGAAAAGACGACAGAAAATAATGAGCAACGAGAAGAGATCATTCGCCTCAAGCAAGAGAAAAGTTGCCTGCACGATGAATTGCTTTTTACTG tagagagagaaaagaggaaagatgaATTGCTTAATATTGCGAAGTCAAAGCAAGAACGCACAAATTCAGAACTGCACAATCTGAGACAG ATTTATGTAAAACAACAGAGTGATCTGCAGTTTCTTAATTTCAATGTGGAAAATTCTCAGGAATTAATACAGATGTATGACTCAAAGATGGAGGAATCAAAGGCCCTGGACTCCAG CAGAGACATGTGTTTATCAGACCTTGAAAATAACCACCCAAAAGTCGAtattaagagggaaaaaaatcagaagtcaCTGTTTAAGGACCAGAAATTTGAAGCCATGTTGGTTCAGCAAAATAGGTCAGACAAGAGCTCTTGCGATGAATGCAAAGAGAAGAAACAACAGATCGATACTGTGTTTGGGGAGAAAAGTGTAATTACGCTGTCATCCATATTCACCAAAGACTTAGTAGAGAAACACAAGTCTTGGTCTCTGGGAGGAAAAACCCAGATTGAACCCGAAAACAAAATTACATTGTGCAAGATCCACGCAAAATCACCAAAATGTCATGGCACTGGGGTTCAGAACGAAGGAAAACAACCCTCAGAAACACCCACTTTATCTGATGAGaagcagtggcatgatgtcagtgTTTACCTGGGCCTGACCAACTGTCCAAGTTCAAAACATCCAGAAAAGCTGGATGTAGAATGTCAAGATCAGATGGAAAGGTCCGAAATCTCATGCTGCCAGAAAAATGAAGCCTGTCTGGGCGAAAGTGGCATGTGTGACTCCGAGTGCTGCCACCCGAGTAACTTCATAATTGAAGCCCCAGGTCACATGTCTGACGTGGAGTGGATGAGTATTTTCAAGCCTTCCAAAATGCAGAGAATTGTCCGCCTCAAATCTGGGTGCACCTGTTCAGAAAGCATCTGTGGGACACAACATGACTCCCCGGCAAG TGAGCTAATTGCCATCCAAGATTCCCACTCTTTGGGTTCTTCAAAATCTGCCTTGAGAGAAGATGAGACGGAGTCCTCTTCCAATAAAAAGAACTCACCTACGAGTTTGTTAATCTACAAAGATGCACCAGCATTCAATGAAAAG
- the CCDC62 gene encoding coiled-coil domain-containing protein 62 isoform X7 gives MNPPAAFLAGRQNIGSEVEISTIEKQRKELQLLIGELKDRDKELNDMVAVHQQQLLSWEEDRQKVLTLEERCSKLEGELHKRTEIIRSLTKKVKTLESNQMECQTALQKTQLQLQEMAQKATHSSLLSEDLEARNETLSNTLVELSAQVGQLQAREQALTTMIKLKDKDIIEAVNHIADCSGKFKLLEHALRDAKMAETCIVKEKQDYKQKLKALKIEVNKLKEDLNEKTTENNEQREEIIRLKQEKSCLHDELLFTEREKRKDELLNIAKSKQERTNSELHNLRQIYVKQQSDLQFLNFNVENSQELIQMYDSKMEESKALDSSRDMCLSDLENNHPKVDIKREKNQKSLFKDQKFEAMLVQQNRSDKSSCDECKEKKQQIDTVFGEKSVITLSSIFTKDLVEKHKSWSLGGKTQIEPENKITLCKIHAKSPKCHGTGVQNEGKQPSETPTLSDEKQWHDVSVYLGLTNCPSSKHPEKLDVECQDQMERSEISCCQKNEACLGESGMCDSECCHPSNFIIEAPGHMSDVEWMSIFKPSKMQRIVRLKSGCTCSESICGTQHDSPASELIAIQDSHSLGSSKSALREDETESSSNKKNSPTSLLIYKDAPAFNEKASIVLPSQDDFSPTSKLQRLLAESRQMVTDLELSTLLPISHENLTGSATNISHLCGRQKADTNTE, from the exons ATGAACCCTCCGGCAGCCTTCCTTGCTGGGCGCCAG AACATCGGGTCAGAAGTTGAGATTTCCACTATTGAGAAACAACGGAAGGAGCTGCAGTTGCTCATTGGAGAATTAAAAGATCGAGATAAAGAGCTCAATGACATGGTTGCAGTGCACCAGCAACAGCTTCTTTCATGGGAAGAGGATCGGCAGAAAGTGTTGACACTGGAAGAACGTTGCAGCAAATTAGAAG GTGAACTacataaaagaactgaaataatcaGGTCACTCACGAAGAAGGTAAAAACTCTTGAATCCAATCAAATGGAATGCCAAACAGCTCTCCAAAAGACCCAACTACAGCTTCAGGAAATGGCTCAAAAGGCAACgcattcttctcttctctctgaagACCTTGAG GCTAGAAACGAAACTCTCAGCAACACGTTAGTGGAACTTTCTGCTCAGGTAGGACAGCTACAAGCTCGAGAACAAGCTCTTACGACAATGATAAAGCTAAAG GACAAAGATATTATTGAGGCAGTTAATCACATTGCAGATTGTTCGGGTAAATTTAAATTGCTAGAGCATGCCCTACGTGACGCCAAGATGGCGGAGACTTGTATTGTGAAAGAAAAGCAAGATTATAAGCAGAAATTGAAGGCACTTAAGATTGAAGTCAACAAACTAAAAG AGGACCTCAATGAAAAGACGACAGAAAATAATGAGCAACGAGAAGAGATCATTCGCCTCAAGCAAGAGAAAAGTTGCCTGCACGATGAATTGCTTTTTACTG agagagaaaagaggaaagatgaATTGCTTAATATTGCGAAGTCAAAGCAAGAACGCACAAATTCAGAACTGCACAATCTGAGACAG ATTTATGTAAAACAACAGAGTGATCTGCAGTTTCTTAATTTCAATGTGGAAAATTCTCAGGAATTAATACAGATGTATGACTCAAAGATGGAGGAATCAAAGGCCCTGGACTCCAG CAGAGACATGTGTTTATCAGACCTTGAAAATAACCACCCAAAAGTCGAtattaagagggaaaaaaatcagaagtcaCTGTTTAAGGACCAGAAATTTGAAGCCATGTTGGTTCAGCAAAATAGGTCAGACAAGAGCTCTTGCGATGAATGCAAAGAGAAGAAACAACAGATCGATACTGTGTTTGGGGAGAAAAGTGTAATTACGCTGTCATCCATATTCACCAAAGACTTAGTAGAGAAACACAAGTCTTGGTCTCTGGGAGGAAAAACCCAGATTGAACCCGAAAACAAAATTACATTGTGCAAGATCCACGCAAAATCACCAAAATGTCATGGCACTGGGGTTCAGAACGAAGGAAAACAACCCTCAGAAACACCCACTTTATCTGATGAGaagcagtggcatgatgtcagtgTTTACCTGGGCCTGACCAACTGTCCAAGTTCAAAACATCCAGAAAAGCTGGATGTAGAATGTCAAGATCAGATGGAAAGGTCCGAAATCTCATGCTGCCAGAAAAATGAAGCCTGTCTGGGCGAAAGTGGCATGTGTGACTCCGAGTGCTGCCACCCGAGTAACTTCATAATTGAAGCCCCAGGTCACATGTCTGACGTGGAGTGGATGAGTATTTTCAAGCCTTCCAAAATGCAGAGAATTGTCCGCCTCAAATCTGGGTGCACCTGTTCAGAAAGCATCTGTGGGACACAACATGACTCCCCGGCAAG TGAGCTAATTGCCATCCAAGATTCCCACTCTTTGGGTTCTTCAAAATCTGCCTTGAGAGAAGATGAGACGGAGTCCTCTTCCAATAAAAAGAACTCACCTACGAGTTTGTTAATCTACAAAGATGCACCAGCATTCAATGAAAAG